A genomic region of Halococcus salsus contains the following coding sequences:
- the tnpC gene encoding IS66 family transposase, whose product MDRYQRISRGQHHCSCGNEILAEHPDCPQTGRFGPNVLAQTALRRFRQRVPNRRQAEVFDWQLDYPVSHRTVYNLTKRVADRLRPAYEDVKAKIRESDVVYCDETGLSVDGDQHWTWTFVTDEEVLYTIDESRGSQVLEEVLGEEFAEDSILSCDGWPAYRTYHTKLQRCWAHLLREAEFVAERYREAETLSDELHELHEDLTAFDEKDPPASARERRRADASLHLEGLLREEYQAEEVQKLVKKIRNGLGCWLTFVTESDVDSTNNRAERALREQVMLRKMFRSLRSAEGVRIHETITTMLATWKRRGLDPPEQLRSMLGGRDLEARLEAS is encoded by the coding sequence GTGGACCGCTACCAACGGATCAGTCGAGGCCAACACCACTGCTCGTGTGGAAACGAGATTCTCGCCGAGCATCCTGATTGTCCCCAGACCGGACGGTTTGGGCCGAACGTTCTGGCCCAAACCGCCCTCCGCAGGTTTCGTCAGCGAGTGCCCAACCGCAGGCAGGCGGAAGTCTTCGATTGGCAATTAGACTACCCAGTCTCGCACCGAACGGTCTACAACCTGACCAAGCGGGTCGCAGACCGGCTGCGACCCGCATACGAGGACGTGAAGGCCAAAATCCGAGAGAGCGACGTAGTCTACTGCGATGAAACCGGCTTGTCGGTTGATGGGGATCAGCACTGGACGTGGACGTTCGTGACCGACGAGGAGGTTCTGTACACGATCGATGAAAGCCGTGGCAGTCAGGTGTTAGAGGAGGTCCTCGGCGAGGAGTTCGCCGAGGACTCGATACTAAGTTGTGACGGCTGGCCAGCGTATCGAACGTACCACACGAAGCTCCAGCGCTGCTGGGCGCATCTGCTGCGAGAGGCGGAGTTCGTTGCAGAGCGATACAGGGAAGCGGAGACGTTATCCGACGAATTACACGAGCTTCATGAGGATTTGACGGCATTCGACGAGAAGGACCCGCCTGCCTCCGCTCGTGAGCGGAGGCGGGCGGATGCATCGTTGCATCTGGAGGGGCTCCTCAGGGAGGAGTATCAAGCGGAGGAGGTACAGAAGCTGGTGAAGAAGATCAGGAACGGATTGGGGTGCTGGCTGACATTCGTGACGGAGTCGGATGTCGATTCGACGAACAATCGCGCAGAGCGGGCTCTGCGCGAGCAGGTAATGCTGCGGAAGATGTTCCGGAGCCTCCGCTCAGCCGAAGGAGTACGTATCCACGAGACGATTACGACGATGTTAGCGACTTGGAAACGACGTGGTCTTGATCCGCCCGAACAGCTACGATCAATGCTCGGTGGGCGGGATCTTGAGGCACGATTAGAGGCATCTTGA
- a CDS encoding sulfatase-like hydrolase/transferase, producing the protein MNSPPSVVLITVDCLRADHLGCYGYDRPTTPHIDSFADDATVFEYSYANSPGTRWALQSIHTGVHTDQIDGLGVPDDAISLAQVFQQAGYATGGFAKNGFLTRDYRYDVGFDTFVGVSDFESDERLFKRIGTTINNTFENDWLLSNVFGPLYSRLQSVQNQDNDYRPAITDAGACHRKHHVQGCRALEVCPAKPTPCKT; encoded by the coding sequence ATGAATTCCCCACCTTCGGTGGTTCTGATTACCGTCGATTGCCTCCGTGCTGATCACCTTGGTTGTTATGGGTACGATCGCCCGACAACGCCGCACATTGATTCCTTCGCGGACGATGCAACCGTCTTCGAATACTCCTATGCGAACAGTCCGGGGACCCGATGGGCGCTCCAGTCAATCCATACTGGTGTCCACACAGACCAAATCGACGGGCTTGGCGTACCTGATGATGCTATATCACTCGCTCAAGTGTTCCAGCAAGCAGGATACGCGACGGGCGGATTTGCGAAGAACGGTTTCCTCACACGAGATTATAGATATGACGTTGGATTCGATACGTTTGTCGGCGTCTCAGATTTCGAGTCAGACGAGCGACTCTTCAAGCGAATTGGGACGACGATCAACAATACTTTCGAGAACGATTGGCTTCTCTCGAACGTATTCGGTCCACTCTACAGTAGGCTTCAATCTGTGCAAAACCAAGATAATGACTACCGGCCCGCCATTACTGACGCAGGAGCGTGTCATAGAAAGCATCACGTGCAGGGTTGCAGGGCGTTGGAAGTGTGTCCAGCAAAGCCAACGCCCTGCAAAACGTAG
- a CDS encoding flippase, which produces MSSIADSLGGLVKSAGIVLAGTIVSNVLGLLAEVFIPRALVPAVYGRLGLAYGIVSAISSLAILGIPNGVTRFLSEKASAHEETDVLQSGYAISLTGAAIAAAAIYLARFEIAALMDDPAVAPLLVAFVPYLLAFPIAKVSVGVLRAEERTTAATLAQRIGPRVLGLALVAGLIAADRPVVGAIGYWLSFSIVGALLALYAVGQHIDFGSLVTHLPNQETFRELWSFSWPLAAGASLHLMLSNVDIMMIGYFLDSASVGYYRSIQPLKQVIFFFSGSFAFLFMPLATKHYSQSDFAGLDALYTVTTKWIVSLTFPAVLLFTLFSPAAIRLFFGTAYLPAAPVLSILMAGLFYRVLVGLDGDMVKAINRPRVEFYSALPGVAVNIVLNAALIPRFGIVGAAFGTVVGYFVYNTVEVVVIYRAVGSYPFSAAAFKPLIPTTLVGIGVLTLTSQRTLGLLAIAGIGVLLYTAQLASMILTRSFTDTDLLLVKQFEARFNLDLSWLTTLLRSE; this is translated from the coding sequence GTGAGTTCGATCGCCGACAGTCTCGGTGGGCTCGTCAAGAGTGCGGGTATCGTGCTCGCTGGGACTATTGTGTCGAATGTTCTCGGCCTTCTTGCCGAGGTTTTCATCCCGCGGGCGCTGGTTCCAGCGGTGTACGGTCGGCTCGGTCTCGCATATGGAATCGTCAGTGCAATCAGTTCGCTGGCGATTCTCGGAATCCCGAATGGTGTGACTCGCTTTCTCTCGGAAAAGGCGTCGGCACACGAGGAAACGGACGTGCTCCAGAGTGGCTACGCGATTTCGCTCACCGGGGCCGCCATTGCGGCCGCCGCCATCTATCTCGCACGCTTCGAAATTGCTGCGCTCATGGATGACCCGGCGGTTGCACCGCTGCTCGTCGCATTCGTTCCATACCTTCTCGCATTTCCGATCGCGAAGGTGAGCGTGGGCGTCCTCCGTGCCGAGGAGCGCACTACCGCCGCGACGCTGGCCCAGCGCATCGGTCCCCGCGTGCTCGGCTTGGCGCTCGTTGCGGGACTCATCGCAGCCGATCGGCCGGTCGTCGGAGCTATCGGTTACTGGCTTTCCTTTTCGATCGTGGGTGCGCTGTTGGCGCTTTACGCCGTCGGCCAGCACATCGACTTCGGCTCGCTCGTCACTCATCTCCCGAATCAAGAAACGTTTCGTGAACTATGGTCGTTCTCGTGGCCGCTGGCTGCGGGAGCCTCGTTGCACCTCATGCTTTCGAACGTCGATATAATGATGATCGGCTACTTTCTCGACTCGGCATCGGTTGGCTACTACCGGTCGATCCAACCATTGAAACAGGTGATTTTCTTCTTCTCTGGCTCGTTTGCTTTTCTTTTCATGCCTCTTGCCACAAAACACTATTCGCAGAGCGATTTCGCTGGTCTCGATGCACTCTACACCGTCACGACGAAGTGGATCGTCTCACTGACGTTCCCCGCGGTCCTCCTGTTCACGTTGTTCTCGCCGGCTGCCATCCGCCTATTCTTTGGGACGGCGTACCTCCCTGCGGCCCCCGTGCTCTCCATTCTGATGGCGGGGCTGTTCTATCGCGTGCTCGTCGGATTGGACGGCGATATGGTCAAGGCGATCAACCGCCCGCGGGTCGAGTTCTACTCGGCGCTTCCTGGTGTCGCCGTGAACATCGTGTTGAACGCGGCGCTCATCCCCCGCTTTGGGATCGTCGGCGCGGCATTCGGGACCGTTGTCGGCTACTTCGTCTACAATACGGTCGAAGTGGTTGTGATCTACCGAGCGGTGGGCAGCTATCCGTTCTCGGCGGCCGCGTTCAAACCGCTCATTCCGACGACCCTCGTTGGCATCGGCGTCCTCACACTCACATCCCAGCGGACGCTCGGACTACTCGCAATCGCCGGCATCGGTGTGTTGTTGTACACCGCCCAGCTCGCCTCGATGATCCTGACCCGGAGCTTTACTGATACGGACCTCCTGCTAGTCAAGCAGTTCGAAGCACGCTTCAATCTCGATCTATCGTGGCTTACGACACTCCTTCGCAGCGAGTAG